In Rhodamnia argentea isolate NSW1041297 chromosome 4, ASM2092103v1, whole genome shotgun sequence, the following proteins share a genomic window:
- the LOC115753701 gene encoding casein kinase 1-like protein 1 isoform X1: MYFLRGSLPWQGLKAGTEEEKSEKISEKKASTSVEALCRGYPTEFASYLHICRSLRFRDKPNYCYLKRLFRDLFIREGFQFDYVFDWTVLEYQQSQMATPPSRALQFQHQEARSWSSHHNVLPGIVMCICIIQSSMALLQRQSD, from the exons ATGTATTTCCTAAGAGGAAG TCTCCCTTGGCAGGGATTGAAAGCAGGAACCGAGGAAGAAAAGAGTGAGAAGATTAGTGAGAAAAAGGCTTCTACCTCAGTTGAG GCTCTTTGTCGTGGTTATCCGACAGAATTTGCATCCTATCTTCATATTTGCCGTTCACTGCGATTTCGTGATAAGCCAAATTATTGTTACTTAAAGAGACTATTCCGTGACCTCTTCATCCGCGAAG GTTTCCAGTTTGATTATGTATTTGATTGGACTGTACTGGAATATCAGCAGTCTCAAATGGCAACACCCCCATCTCGTGCACTG CAATTCCAGCATCAAGAAGCTCGGTCCTGGTCTTCGCATCACAATGTGCTACCCGGCATAGTGATGTGCATATGCATCATCCAGAGTAGCATGGCCCTCCTTCAGCGGCAATCTGACTAA
- the LOC115753701 gene encoding casein kinase 1-like protein 1 isoform X2: MYFLRGSLPWQGLKAGTEEEKSEKISEKKASTSVEALCRGYPTEFASYLHICRSLRFRDKPNYCYLKRLFRDLFIREGFQFDYVFDWTVLEYQQSQMATPPSRALPLPFLQFISAIPASRSSVLVFASQCATRHSDVHMHHPE, from the exons ATGTATTTCCTAAGAGGAAG TCTCCCTTGGCAGGGATTGAAAGCAGGAACCGAGGAAGAAAAGAGTGAGAAGATTAGTGAGAAAAAGGCTTCTACCTCAGTTGAG GCTCTTTGTCGTGGTTATCCGACAGAATTTGCATCCTATCTTCATATTTGCCGTTCACTGCGATTTCGTGATAAGCCAAATTATTGTTACTTAAAGAGACTATTCCGTGACCTCTTCATCCGCGAAG GTTTCCAGTTTGATTATGTATTTGATTGGACTGTACTGGAATATCAGCAGTCTCAAATGGCAACACCCCCATCTCGTGCACTG CCTCTTCCATTTCTACAATTCATATCAGCAATTCCAGCATCAAGAAGCTCGGTCCTGGTCTTCGCATCACAATGTGCTACCCGGCATAGTGATGTGCATATGCATCATCCAGAGTAG
- the LOC115753700 gene encoding uncharacterized vacuolar membrane protein YML018C-like isoform X3 codes for MGWRYRAGLFLIAAVVIIWVTSAEVTQGIFTDYKQPFAVTYLGASLMVVYLPIAFLKDWICKLLKQRNSKGGKHAESTNEASAGFSSPLKYIGAQNVFEIESALTRKDSEADISPNGETSPLVSKRKDDRKRELTTREIAIYGCYIAPIWFVTEYLSNAALARTSVASTTVLSSTSGLFTLFIGVLLGQDSLNVSKVVAVFVSMAGVAMTTLGKTWAADDSKFNTSSNGKRSLVGDLFGLLSAMSYGLFTVLLKKFAGEEGEGVDVQKLFGYIGLFTLVALWWLGKILPLSLFLPLVKLYFPGNLCKILTLDGA; via the exons ATGGGTTGGAGATACAGGGCTGGTTTGTTTCTTATAGCTGCGGTTGTAATCATCTGGGTTACCTCTGCTGAAGTCACCCAG GGTATTTTTACAGATTACAAGCAGCCATTTGCAGTGACGTATCTTGGAGCTTCTCTTATGGTAGTTTACCTCCCAATAGCATTTCTCAAGGACTGGATATGTAAATTACTTAAACAGCGCAATTCGAAAGGTGGCAAACATGCAGAAAGCACAAATGAAGCTTCTGCTGGATTTAGTTCTCCTCTAAAATACATTGGTGCACAGAAcgtgtttgaaattgaatctGCTTTGACCAGAAAAGATAGTGAAGCTGACATCTCACCTAATGGAGAAACAAGTCCATTGGTATCTAAACGAAAAGATGATAGGAAAAGGGAGCTAACAACGAGGGAGATTGCTATCTATGGATGTTACATTGCCCCTATCTGGTTTGTAACAGAG tatttatcaaatgcGGCCCTCGCAAGAACAAGTGTAGCTAGTACGACCGTATTATCATCCACTTCAGGTCTTTTCACTCTGTTCATCGGCGTCCTTTTGGGCCAAGATTCTTTAAATGTATCAAAAGTTGTAGCAGTCTTCGTCAGCATGGCTGGTGTTGCCATGACAACTCTTGGGAAAACTTGGGCAGCTGACGACTCCAAATTTAACACTTCTTC AAATGGGAAACGATCTCTTGTTGGGGATCTCTTTGGCTTGCTTTCAGCTATGTCGTATGGGCTATTCACAG TACTTCTCAAGAAGTTTGCTGGTGAAGAAGGGGAGGGAGTTGATGTGCAGAAGTTGTTTGGATACATTGGATTGTTTACACTTGTAGCTCTATGGTGGCTTGGTAAgatcctccctctctctct ATTCTTACCCCTAGTCAAATTATATTTTCCTGGTAATCTCTGCAAAATCTTAACACTTGATGGGGCctga
- the LOC115753700 gene encoding uncharacterized vacuolar membrane protein YML018C-like isoform X1, whose product MGWRYRAGLFLIAAVVIIWVTSAEVTQGIFTDYKQPFAVTYLGASLMVVYLPIAFLKDWICKLLKQRNSKGGKHAESTNEASAGFSSPLKYIGAQNVFEIESALTRKDSEADISPNGETSPLVSKRKDDRKRELTTREIAIYGCYIAPIWFVTEYLSNAALARTSVASTTVLSSTSGLFTLFIGVLLGQDSLNVSKVVAVFVSMAGVAMTTLGKTWAADDSKFNTSSNGKRSLVGDLFGLLSAMSYGLFTVLLKKFAGEEGEGVDVQKLFGYIGLFTLVALWWLVLPLTALGIEPEFTIPHSVKMDEVVLANGFIGSVLSDYFWALCVVWTTPLVATLGMSLTIPLAMLADMVIHGRHYSAIYILGSTQVFVGFVIANLSDWFSKKLGL is encoded by the exons ATGGGTTGGAGATACAGGGCTGGTTTGTTTCTTATAGCTGCGGTTGTAATCATCTGGGTTACCTCTGCTGAAGTCACCCAG GGTATTTTTACAGATTACAAGCAGCCATTTGCAGTGACGTATCTTGGAGCTTCTCTTATGGTAGTTTACCTCCCAATAGCATTTCTCAAGGACTGGATATGTAAATTACTTAAACAGCGCAATTCGAAAGGTGGCAAACATGCAGAAAGCACAAATGAAGCTTCTGCTGGATTTAGTTCTCCTCTAAAATACATTGGTGCACAGAAcgtgtttgaaattgaatctGCTTTGACCAGAAAAGATAGTGAAGCTGACATCTCACCTAATGGAGAAACAAGTCCATTGGTATCTAAACGAAAAGATGATAGGAAAAGGGAGCTAACAACGAGGGAGATTGCTATCTATGGATGTTACATTGCCCCTATCTGGTTTGTAACAGAG tatttatcaaatgcGGCCCTCGCAAGAACAAGTGTAGCTAGTACGACCGTATTATCATCCACTTCAGGTCTTTTCACTCTGTTCATCGGCGTCCTTTTGGGCCAAGATTCTTTAAATGTATCAAAAGTTGTAGCAGTCTTCGTCAGCATGGCTGGTGTTGCCATGACAACTCTTGGGAAAACTTGGGCAGCTGACGACTCCAAATTTAACACTTCTTC AAATGGGAAACGATCTCTTGTTGGGGATCTCTTTGGCTTGCTTTCAGCTATGTCGTATGGGCTATTCACAG TACTTCTCAAGAAGTTTGCTGGTGAAGAAGGGGAGGGAGTTGATGTGCAGAAGTTGTTTGGATACATTGGATTGTTTACACTTGTAGCTCTATGGTGGCTTG TATTGCCATTGACAGCATTGGGGATAGAGCCTGAGTTCACAATTCCTCATTCTGTAAAAATGGATGAAGTTGTTCTTGCCAATGGCTTTATTGGAAGTGTCCTTTCCGACTATTTCTG GGCATTATGTGTTGTATGGACCACACCATTAGTGGCTACTCTAGGGATGTCTCTCACCATACCACTTGCAATGTTGGCTGACATGGTGATCCATGGTCGTCATTATTCCGCAATTTACATCCTCGGCTCAACTCAG GTATTCGTAGGATTTGTGATAGCAAATCTTTCAGACTGGTTCTCAAAGAAGTTGGGTTTGTAG
- the LOC115753700 gene encoding uncharacterized vacuolar membrane protein YML018C-like isoform X2: MVVYLPIAFLKDWICKLLKQRNSKGGKHAESTNEASAGFSSPLKYIGAQNVFEIESALTRKDSEADISPNGETSPLVSKRKDDRKRELTTREIAIYGCYIAPIWFVTEYLSNAALARTSVASTTVLSSTSGLFTLFIGVLLGQDSLNVSKVVAVFVSMAGVAMTTLGKTWAADDSKFNTSSNGKRSLVGDLFGLLSAMSYGLFTVLLKKFAGEEGEGVDVQKLFGYIGLFTLVALWWLVLPLTALGIEPEFTIPHSVKMDEVVLANGFIGSVLSDYFWALCVVWTTPLVATLGMSLTIPLAMLADMVIHGRHYSAIYILGSTQVFVGFVIANLSDWFSKKLGL, encoded by the exons ATGGTAGTTTACCTCCCAATAGCATTTCTCAAGGACTGGATATGTAAATTACTTAAACAGCGCAATTCGAAAGGTGGCAAACATGCAGAAAGCACAAATGAAGCTTCTGCTGGATTTAGTTCTCCTCTAAAATACATTGGTGCACAGAAcgtgtttgaaattgaatctGCTTTGACCAGAAAAGATAGTGAAGCTGACATCTCACCTAATGGAGAAACAAGTCCATTGGTATCTAAACGAAAAGATGATAGGAAAAGGGAGCTAACAACGAGGGAGATTGCTATCTATGGATGTTACATTGCCCCTATCTGGTTTGTAACAGAG tatttatcaaatgcGGCCCTCGCAAGAACAAGTGTAGCTAGTACGACCGTATTATCATCCACTTCAGGTCTTTTCACTCTGTTCATCGGCGTCCTTTTGGGCCAAGATTCTTTAAATGTATCAAAAGTTGTAGCAGTCTTCGTCAGCATGGCTGGTGTTGCCATGACAACTCTTGGGAAAACTTGGGCAGCTGACGACTCCAAATTTAACACTTCTTC AAATGGGAAACGATCTCTTGTTGGGGATCTCTTTGGCTTGCTTTCAGCTATGTCGTATGGGCTATTCACAG TACTTCTCAAGAAGTTTGCTGGTGAAGAAGGGGAGGGAGTTGATGTGCAGAAGTTGTTTGGATACATTGGATTGTTTACACTTGTAGCTCTATGGTGGCTTG TATTGCCATTGACAGCATTGGGGATAGAGCCTGAGTTCACAATTCCTCATTCTGTAAAAATGGATGAAGTTGTTCTTGCCAATGGCTTTATTGGAAGTGTCCTTTCCGACTATTTCTG GGCATTATGTGTTGTATGGACCACACCATTAGTGGCTACTCTAGGGATGTCTCTCACCATACCACTTGCAATGTTGGCTGACATGGTGATCCATGGTCGTCATTATTCCGCAATTTACATCCTCGGCTCAACTCAG GTATTCGTAGGATTTGTGATAGCAAATCTTTCAGACTGGTTCTCAAAGAAGTTGGGTTTGTAG
- the LOC115753698 gene encoding synaptotagmin-5-like — translation MGFVSGLITGLALGIGLVFAFAYYESIRSKRRSDLAATIAAFTRMTLADSKKILQGECYPSWVVFTQRQKLNWLNIQLKKIWPYVDTAASELIRNTVEPTLEQYRPAVLASLTFSKLTLGTVAPQFTGIWIVDAESKSGQITMELEMKWDGDLLIELDIRTLVGVGLPVQVKNIGFTGVFRLIFKPLVDEIPCFGAVCYSLREKKNLDFKLSIAGGDIKAIPRVAEAIEETIRDALEDTLTWPVRKIVPILPGDYSDLELKPVGTLEVKLVQAKDLANKDLIGKSDPFAVLFVRPLRSKTKTSKTINNQLNPVWNEHFDFIVEDLSTQHLTIRVFDDEGIQASELIGCAQVPLNILEPGKVKDVWLYLVKDLEVQRDTKNRGQVQLELLYCPKGTDNIIKNPFKSGVKLTSLEKVLEGGTHEADATSSQKKKDVIVRGVLSVTVISAQDLPAVDLMGKADPYVVLTMKKSGAKFKTRVLNDVLNPVWNQTFDIIVEDGLHDMLVVEVWDHDTFGKNKIGKCIMTLTRVILEGEVRDTFPLDGKSGKINLHLKWTAQPVFRND, via the exons ATGGGTTTCGTCTCTGGCCTGATCACTGGGTTGGCCCTTGGCATTGGGTTGGTTTTCGCATTCGCTTATTACGAGAGTATCCGATCCAAGCGTCGCTCCGATTTG GCGGCGACGATCGCGGCGTTCACGAGGATGACGTTGGCAGATTCGAAAAAGATCCTGCAAGGCGAGTGTTACCCTTCTTGGGTTGTCTTTACTCAGCGACagaag TTAAATTGGCTCAACATCCAACTTAAGAAGATTTGGCCTTATGTTGACACG GCAGCTTCTGAGCTGATACGAAATACTGTAGAGCCAACTCTCGAGCAGTATAGGCCGGCTGTCTTAGCATCCCTCACATTCTCGAAGTTGACTCTGGGGACAGTGGCTCCTCAATTCACAG GAATTTGGATCGTCGATGCTGAAAGCAAAAGTGGGCAAATCACCATGGAGTTGGAAATGAAGTGGGATGGTGATCTTCTTATAGAACTTGATATCAGAACGCTAGTTGGCGTAGGCTTGCCTGTGCAG GTGAAAAATATAGGATTTACTGGGGTTTTCAGGCTAATTTTCAAACCACTAGTGGATGAAATTCCTTGTTTCGGAGCTGTTTGTTATTCTTTGCGAGAAAAG AAGAATCTTGACTTTAAACTAAGCATTGCTGGTGGTGATATAAAAGCAATCCCTAGGGTTGCTGAAGCTATCGAG GAAACAATACGGGATGCTCTTGAAGACACATTGACATGGCCAGTGAGGAAGATTGTTCCCATACTGCCTGGGGATTATAG TGACTTGGAACTGAAGCCTGTTGGAACATTAGAAGTGAAGCTTGTGCAAGCAAAGGACCTAGCCAATAAAGATCTTATCGGGAAATCTGATCCATTTGCTGTTCTATTCGTGCGTCCACTGCGGAGTAAAACGAAAACTAGCAAAACCATT AACAATCAGTTAAATCCAGTATGGAATGAGCATTTTGACTTCATCGTCGAGGATTTATCGACCCAGCACTTAACAATAAGAGTTTTCGACGATGAAGGCATTCAAGCTTCTGAACTCATCGGTTGTGCTCAAGTTCCATTAAATATCCTTGAGCCTGGAAAAGTGAAGGATGTGTGGTTATACCTGGTGAAGGATCTGGAGGTGCAAAGAGATACAAAGAACCGGGGTCAG GTGCAATTGGAGCTCTTGTATTGTCCCAAAGGCACGGACAATATCATAAAGAATCCGTTCAAATCGGGTGTGAAGTTGACATCGCTCGAGAAGGTGCTTGAAGGCGGAACCCACGAAGCAGATGCAACTTCATCTCAGAAGAAAAAGGATGTGATTGTTCGAGGAGTACTGTCCGTGACCGTGATCTCAGCCCAGGATTTGCCGGCTGTTGACTTGATGGGAAAAGCCGACCCTTATGTCGTTCTTACGATGAAGAAATCGGGAGCCAAATTTAAAACCAGG GTGTTGAATGATGTTTTGAATCCGGTCTGGAATCAGACTTTCGACATCATTGTGGAGGATGGGCTGCATGATATGCTTGTTGTAGAAGTTTGGGACCATGACACTTTTGGAAAG AATAAGATTGGGAAATGCATAATGACACTAACCAGGGTGATATTAGAAGGGGAAGTGCGGGATACTTTTCCTTTAGATGGGAAGTCGGGAAAGATCAATTTGCATCTCAAGTGGACTGCACAGCCCGTGTTCCGCAACGATTGA
- the LOC115753702 gene encoding vesicle-associated membrane protein 711, with product MAILYALVARGSVVLAEFSATATNASQIARQILEKTPGTHDSHASYSQDRYIFHVKRTDGLTVLCMADDTAGRRIPFAFLEDIHQRFVRTYGRAVLSAQAYAMNDEFSRVLSQQMEYYSNDPNADRINRLKGEMSQVRNVMIENIDKVLDRGDRLELLVDKTANMQGNTFRFRKQARRFRSNVWWRNVKLTVALIILLLVIVYVVLAFVCHGLALPSCIK from the exons ATGGCGATACTGTACGCGCTGGTGGCGAGGGGATCGGTGGTGCTGGCGGAGTTCAGCGCGACGGCCACGAACGCCAGCCAGATCGCCAGGCAGATCCTCGAGAAGACCCCCGGCACCCACGACAGCCACGCCTCCTACTCCCAGGATCGCTACATCTTCCACGTCAAGCGCACCGACGGCCTCACCGTCCTCTGTATGGCCGACGACACCGCCGGCC GGAGAATTCCGTTTGCCTTTCTTGAAGACATTCATCAGAGATTTGTTAGGACTTATGGCCGTGCAGTTCTCTCTGCTCAGGCTTATGCCatgaatgatgaattttcaAGGGTTTTAAGCCAGCAAATGGAGTATTATTCCAATGATCCAAATGCAGATAGAATTAATCGGTTGAAAGGTGAAATGAGTCAG GTTCGAAATGTCATGATTGAAAATATTGACAAAGTTTTGGATAGAGGTGATCGTTTGGAATTGCTGGTTGATAAAACTGCCAACATGCAAGGGAACACCTTCCGGTTCAGAAAGCAGGCTCGTCGCTTCAGAAGCAATGTATGGTGGAGAAATGTGAAGCTCAC GGTTGCGCTTATTATTCTCCTTTTGGTAATTGTTTATGTTGTACTAGCATTTGTCTGCCATGGCCTCGCTCTACCATCCTGCATTAAGTGA